The Skermanella pratensis genome has a window encoding:
- a CDS encoding nucleotidyltransferase, with translation MQRGRTMGYLALDRYRNIEADLSAFCDRWKVAELALLDLPEQERSDPDAELDVLVTMRPDAEWTLFDRVTMQDELSRIFSRRSHFYSWTGLVEFGNRERTRMFRDAAHSLYVAL, from the coding sequence ATGCAACGGGGACGGACCATGGGCTATCTGGCGCTCGACCGGTACAGGAACATCGAGGCGGACCTGTCGGCCTTCTGCGACCGCTGGAAGGTGGCTGAACTCGCCCTGCTCGACCTTCCCGAGCAGGAGCGATCGGACCCGGACGCCGAGCTGGACGTGCTGGTCACCATGCGGCCGGATGCAGAATGGACCTTGTTCGACCGGGTGACGATGCAGGACGAGCTTTCCAGGATTTTCAGTCGCAGGTCGCATTTCTACAGCTGGACGGGATTGGTCGAGTTCGGCAATCGGGAACGGACGCGGATGTTCCGCGATGCGGCGCACAGCCTCTATGTCGCCCTCTGA
- a CDS encoding HepT-like ribonuclease domain-containing protein, producing MSFAATAGGRDFLEDRRSISAIAYQLIIIGEATKSLSRDFRDRHGAVNWRSIAGTRDVLVHDFHNLDVVVLWRTATRHVPILALAVSGILDPL from the coding sequence ATGAGCTTCGCCGCCACCGCCGGAGGTCGGGATTTCCTGGAGGACCGCCGGTCGATCTCGGCGATTGCTTATCAATTGATCATCATCGGAGAGGCGACCAAAAGTTTGTCCAGGGACTTTCGGGATCGGCACGGAGCGGTCAACTGGCGGTCGATCGCCGGGACTCGCGACGTGCTGGTTCACGACTTCCATAATCTGGACGTGGTGGTTCTATGGCGCACCGCCACACGGCATGTGCCGATACTGGCGCTTGCCGTCTCCGGGATACTCGACCCTCTCTGA
- the gabD gene encoding NADP-dependent succinate-semialdehyde dehydrogenase, with product MSVMTETAATLGLKDAGLLRGQCYVDGQWIDADSGKTIDVTNPSNGRKLGTVPAMGTAETRRAIEAASRAFPAWRAKTAKERSKILRAWFDLMMANQEDLARIMTAEQGKPIAESRGEIAYAASFIEWFAEEAKRVYGDTIPPHLAGRRIVVTKEPIGVCAAITPWNFPAAMITRKAGPALAAGAPIVIKPATATPYSAFAMAVLAERAGVPAGILSVLTGSAKEIGGEMTANPIVRKLTFTGSTEIGKQLMSQCAGTVKNVSLELGGNAPFIVFDDADLDEAVKGAIASKYRNTGQTCVCANRLLVQNGIYDAFAAKLAEAVKALKVADGMTEGAQQGPLIDMAAIEKVEDHIRDALSKGARIVVGGERHPLGGTFFQPTVLADVTTEMKVTREETFGPVAPLFRFDTEEQAVKMANDTEYGLAAYFYSRDVGRIWRVADGLEYGIVGINEGIISTEVAPFGGMKESGIGREGSKYGMEEYLEIKYLCMGGIEKA from the coding sequence ATGAGCGTCATGACTGAAACCGCGGCAACGCTCGGCCTCAAGGATGCCGGACTGCTGCGCGGCCAGTGCTATGTCGACGGTCAGTGGATCGATGCCGACAGCGGCAAGACCATCGACGTCACCAACCCCTCGAACGGCAGGAAGCTCGGCACCGTTCCCGCCATGGGAACGGCCGAGACGCGGCGCGCGATCGAGGCGGCAAGCCGGGCCTTTCCCGCGTGGCGCGCCAAGACCGCCAAGGAGCGATCGAAGATCCTGCGCGCCTGGTTCGACCTGATGATGGCGAACCAGGAGGACCTGGCCCGGATCATGACCGCCGAGCAGGGCAAGCCGATCGCCGAGTCGCGGGGTGAGATCGCCTATGCAGCCTCCTTCATCGAGTGGTTCGCCGAGGAGGCGAAGCGGGTCTACGGCGATACCATCCCGCCGCACCTGGCCGGTCGCCGGATCGTGGTGACCAAGGAGCCGATCGGCGTCTGCGCCGCCATCACGCCCTGGAACTTCCCCGCCGCCATGATCACCCGCAAGGCCGGCCCCGCGCTGGCGGCGGGCGCTCCGATCGTGATCAAGCCGGCCACGGCCACGCCCTATTCCGCCTTCGCCATGGCCGTCCTGGCCGAGCGGGCGGGGGTGCCGGCCGGAATCCTGAGCGTCCTGACCGGGTCCGCCAAGGAGATCGGCGGCGAGATGACGGCCAACCCGATCGTGCGCAAGCTGACCTTCACCGGCTCGACCGAGATCGGCAAGCAGCTGATGTCCCAGTGCGCCGGCACGGTCAAGAATGTGTCGCTGGAGCTGGGCGGCAACGCTCCCTTCATCGTGTTCGACGACGCCGACCTGGACGAGGCGGTCAAGGGCGCCATCGCGTCCAAGTACCGCAACACCGGGCAGACCTGCGTCTGCGCCAACCGCCTGCTGGTGCAGAACGGCATCTACGACGCCTTCGCCGCCAAGCTGGCCGAGGCCGTCAAGGCGCTGAAGGTGGCCGATGGGATGACCGAGGGCGCCCAGCAGGGTCCGCTGATCGACATGGCGGCGATCGAGAAGGTCGAGGACCATATCCGCGACGCGCTGTCCAAGGGCGCCCGGATCGTGGTCGGCGGCGAGCGCCACCCGCTCGGCGGCACATTCTTCCAGCCGACCGTCCTGGCCGACGTCACCACCGAGATGAAGGTGACCCGGGAAGAGACCTTCGGGCCGGTGGCGCCGCTGTTCCGCTTCGACACGGAGGAGCAGGCGGTGAAGATGGCGAACGACACCGAGTACGGGTTGGCGGCCTATTTCTACAGCCGCGACGTCGGCCGGATCTGGCGGGTCGCCGACGGACTGGAATACGGCATCGTCGGCATCAACGAGGGCATCATCTCGACCGAGGTCGCGCCGTTCGGCGGCATGAAGGAGAGCGGAATCGGCAGGGAGGGCTCCAAGTACGGCATGGAGGAATACCTGGAGATCAAGTATCTCTGCATGGGTGGCATCGAGAAAGCCTGA
- a CDS encoding DUF4167 domain-containing protein: protein MRHHRGTVPTKDAKVPPPRHNRPSFRSQNRAPGLDGGNPERVRGDAMTKHARYLDLAQDAKAAGDEITAQGHLQYAEHWYRTAMADRRPPEPVEDVAGDDGQPIDPGPGGQGPGGPGNMDRKPRRRGQRTGPLRRRPPPPEG from the coding sequence ATGCGCCACCATCGCGGGACGGTCCCAACAAAGGACGCAAAAGTGCCGCCGCCTAGACATAATCGCCCCTCTTTTCGAAGCCAGAACCGTGCCCCCGGCCTTGATGGCGGCAACCCCGAAAGGGTTCGCGGCGACGCCATGACGAAGCACGCGCGCTATCTGGATCTGGCGCAGGACGCCAAGGCCGCGGGAGACGAGATCACCGCCCAAGGCCACCTGCAATACGCCGAACACTGGTACCGCACCGCCATGGCCGACCGCCGGCCGCCGGAGCCGGTCGAGGACGTGGCGGGTGACGACGGCCAGCCGATCGATCCGGGTCCCGGCGGGCAAGGGCCGGGCGGGCCGGGCAACATGGACCGCAAGCCGCGCCGGCGCGGCCAGCGCACCGGCCCCCTGCGCCGCCGCCCGCCGCCTCCGGAGGGTTGA